In a genomic window of Bordetella petrii:
- a CDS encoding glutamine ABC transporter substrate-binding protein: MKTRRQLLTTVLALGLAWGAAPAHAQETLRVVTDATFPPMEFVKNGQRTGFDIELIEALGQAMGKKIEWIDIDFKGLIPALQAGRADMAVSAIYITDARKQVVDFTDPYYAGGLVVLTRKDGPIKSLKDLDGRKVSVQVGTKSVNYLKEHYPQVQRVEVEKNQEMFNLVQVGRTDAAVTGKPAAKLFAQNTPELTVLDEQITTEQYGIAVPKSKPELTAALNAALKKLKADGTYDKVVGKWFEAAPR; the protein is encoded by the coding sequence ATGAAGACACGCCGCCAACTACTGACCACTGTTCTGGCCCTGGGCCTGGCCTGGGGCGCCGCCCCGGCGCATGCGCAGGAAACCCTGCGCGTGGTGACCGACGCCACTTTTCCGCCCATGGAGTTCGTCAAGAACGGCCAGCGCACGGGCTTCGACATTGAACTGATCGAGGCGCTGGGCCAGGCCATGGGCAAGAAAATCGAATGGATCGACATTGATTTCAAGGGCTTGATCCCGGCCCTGCAGGCCGGCCGCGCCGACATGGCTGTATCGGCCATCTACATCACCGATGCGCGCAAGCAGGTGGTGGACTTCACCGACCCGTACTACGCCGGCGGCCTGGTCGTGCTCACCCGCAAAGACGGACCGATCAAGAGCCTGAAAGACCTGGATGGCCGCAAGGTGTCGGTGCAGGTGGGCACCAAGTCGGTCAATTACCTGAAGGAACATTATCCCCAGGTGCAGCGCGTCGAGGTAGAAAAGAACCAGGAAATGTTCAACCTGGTGCAGGTCGGACGCACCGATGCCGCGGTAACCGGCAAGCCCGCCGCCAAGCTGTTCGCGCAGAACACGCCTGAACTGACCGTGCTGGACGAACAGATCACCACCGAGCAATACGGCATTGCCGTGCCCAAGAGCAAGCCCGAGCTCACGGCCGCGCTGAACGCGGCGCTCAAGAAGCTCAAGGCTGACGGCACCTACGACAAGGTGGTGGGCAAGTGGTTCGAGGCGGCGCCCCGATGA
- a CDS encoding IclR family transcriptional regulator, producing MQDHAIAGGADRVLYVLASLARHDGPLSIQALADKTGLAQSTLYRQVALLKRWGFVAEQGGEYGPGPLCVQLAWGFDQSSFLVRESQPDMARLAADSGETVGLLLAVKDQAVCLDMIESTHPLRCSFVKGRGLPLVRGASARSLMAFMPAARLQALLDDLRASGVDVAELAASLEPIRAAGYAVTDSELDAGVWGVSVPVFQRPHLAVASITLMAPSTRAALRAPALIDMTIAAARRISARLQCS from the coding sequence ATGCAGGACCATGCCATCGCCGGAGGCGCCGACCGCGTGCTGTACGTGCTGGCCTCGCTGGCCCGCCACGACGGCCCCCTGTCGATCCAGGCCCTGGCCGACAAGACGGGCCTGGCGCAAAGCACGCTGTACCGCCAGGTGGCGTTGCTCAAGCGCTGGGGGTTCGTGGCAGAGCAGGGCGGCGAGTACGGCCCTGGTCCGCTGTGCGTGCAACTGGCCTGGGGCTTCGACCAGTCGTCGTTCCTGGTGCGCGAGTCGCAGCCCGACATGGCGCGCCTGGCGGCGGACTCCGGCGAAACCGTGGGTCTGCTACTGGCGGTGAAAGACCAGGCCGTATGCCTGGACATGATCGAAAGCACGCACCCGTTGCGTTGCTCGTTCGTCAAGGGCCGCGGGCTGCCGCTGGTGCGCGGCGCTTCGGCGCGCTCGCTCATGGCGTTCATGCCGGCGGCGCGCCTGCAGGCCTTGCTCGACGACTTGCGGGCTTCAGGCGTCGACGTGGCCGAGCTGGCCGCCAGCCTGGAGCCCATCCGCGCGGCCGGCTATGCCGTGACTGACAGTGAACTGGATGCGGGCGTCTGGGGCGTGAGCGTGCCGGTATTCCAGCGTCCGCACCTCGCGGTGGCCTCCATCACGCTGATGGCGCCATCTACCCGCGCCGCGCTGCGCGCGCCCGCCCTGATCGATATGACAATTGCCGCCGCCCGGCGGATTTCGGCCCGACTGCAGTGCAGTTGA
- a CDS encoding amino acid ABC transporter ATP-binding protein, whose translation MNPQDMIRIRGLRKSFGEVEVLRGIDFDVQRSQVVVVIGPSGSGKSTLLRCCNGLEVAQGGTIEICGQSVLDHGTPMTQAGLNRLRMRVGMVFQSFNLFPHLSVLDNVTVGPRTLRGMSRPAAEAQAAQLLAKVGLSDKMQAMPASLSGGQKQRVAIARALAMEPEVMLFDEPTSALDPELVGEVLQVMKLLAKEGMTMMVVTHEMGFARDVADVVAVMDGGVILESGPPDVIFTQPREARTRAFLQAVLNTSAQGAA comes from the coding sequence ATGAACCCACAAGACATGATCCGCATTCGCGGGCTGCGCAAATCGTTCGGCGAGGTCGAGGTGCTGCGCGGCATCGACTTCGACGTGCAGCGTTCGCAGGTGGTTGTCGTGATCGGCCCCAGCGGCTCGGGCAAGAGCACGCTGCTGCGCTGCTGCAACGGCCTGGAAGTGGCGCAGGGCGGCACGATCGAGATCTGCGGCCAGTCGGTGCTGGACCACGGCACGCCCATGACCCAGGCCGGACTCAACCGCCTGCGCATGCGGGTGGGCATGGTGTTCCAGTCGTTCAACCTGTTCCCGCACCTGTCGGTGCTGGACAACGTCACGGTCGGCCCGCGCACGCTGCGCGGCATGAGCCGCCCGGCGGCCGAGGCGCAGGCCGCACAGTTGCTGGCCAAGGTCGGCCTGAGCGACAAGATGCAGGCCATGCCGGCCAGCCTGTCCGGCGGCCAGAAGCAGCGGGTGGCAATCGCCCGCGCGCTGGCCATGGAGCCTGAAGTGATGCTGTTCGACGAGCCCACCTCGGCGCTCGACCCCGAACTGGTGGGCGAAGTGCTGCAGGTGATGAAGCTGCTGGCCAAAGAAGGCATGACGATGATGGTGGTAACCCACGAAATGGGGTTCGCCCGCGACGTCGCCGACGTGGTCGCGGTGATGGACGGCGGCGTCATCCTCGAATCGGGTCCGCCCGATGTGATCTTCACCCAGCCTCGCGAAGCGCGCACCCGCGCCTTCTTGCAGGCGGTGCTCAACACCTCGGCGCAGGGGGCTGCATGA
- a CDS encoding Glu/Leu/Phe/Val family dehydrogenase yields MSDSPTHALPSYLDAAHLGPWGIYLQQVDRVTPYLGPLARWVETLKRPKRALIVDVPIELDNGSVAHFEGYRVQHNTSRGPGKGGVRFHQDVTLSEVMALAAWMSVKNAAVNLPYGGAKGGIRVDPRQLSQAEIERMTRRYTSEIGVIIGPSKDIPAPDVNTNAQTMAWMMDTYSMNEGSTATGVVTGKPIALGGSLGRVEATGRGVFVTACEAARDCNIDVSQARVIVQGFGNVGGTAARLFHETGAKVIAVQDHTGTVYNPAGLDVHKLLSHVSQKGGVGGFSGAEALDNAQFWELETDFLIPAALEGQINQSNAHKVRAKIVVEGANGPTTPEADDVLRENGVYVVPDVLANAGGVTVSYFEWVQDFSSFFWSEDEINHRLERLMREAYSAVSQVAKEHKVTLRTAAFIVACTRILQARQVRGLYP; encoded by the coding sequence ATGTCCGATAGCCCCACCCATGCCTTGCCGTCGTACCTGGATGCCGCACACCTTGGCCCCTGGGGGATTTACCTGCAACAAGTCGACCGCGTCACGCCTTACCTGGGCCCGCTGGCGCGCTGGGTGGAAACGCTGAAACGGCCCAAGCGCGCCCTGATCGTCGACGTGCCCATCGAGCTCGACAACGGCAGCGTCGCCCACTTCGAGGGCTACCGCGTGCAGCACAATACGTCGCGCGGGCCGGGCAAGGGCGGCGTGCGCTTTCACCAGGACGTTACGCTGTCCGAAGTCATGGCCCTGGCGGCCTGGATGTCGGTGAAGAACGCCGCGGTCAACCTGCCGTATGGCGGCGCCAAGGGCGGCATCCGCGTCGACCCGCGCCAGCTGTCGCAGGCCGAGATCGAGCGCATGACGCGCCGCTACACCTCTGAAATCGGCGTCATCATCGGGCCGTCGAAAGACATTCCGGCTCCCGACGTGAACACCAATGCGCAGACCATGGCGTGGATGATGGACACCTACTCCATGAACGAGGGCTCCACGGCCACGGGCGTGGTCACCGGCAAGCCCATCGCGCTGGGCGGCAGCCTGGGCCGCGTCGAGGCCACCGGCCGCGGCGTGTTCGTCACCGCCTGCGAAGCGGCGCGCGACTGCAATATCGATGTCAGCCAGGCACGCGTCATCGTGCAGGGCTTTGGTAACGTGGGCGGCACGGCGGCGCGCCTGTTCCACGAAACCGGCGCCAAGGTCATCGCGGTGCAAGACCACACCGGCACGGTGTACAACCCCGCCGGCCTGGACGTGCACAAGCTGCTGTCCCACGTATCGCAAAAGGGCGGCGTGGGGGGCTTCAGCGGCGCAGAGGCGCTGGACAATGCCCAGTTCTGGGAGCTGGAAACCGACTTCCTGATCCCGGCCGCCCTGGAAGGGCAGATCAACCAGTCCAACGCCCATAAGGTGCGCGCCAAGATCGTCGTGGAAGGCGCCAACGGCCCCACCACGCCGGAAGCCGACGACGTGCTGCGCGAAAACGGCGTGTACGTCGTGCCCGACGTGCTGGCCAACGCCGGTGGCGTGACCGTCAGCTACTTCGAATGGGTGCAGGATTTCTCCAGCTTCTTCTGGAGCGAAGACGAAATCAACCACCGCCTCGAACGCCTGATGCGCGAAGCTTATTCGGCCGTGTCGCAAGTGGCCAAGGAGCACAAGGTGACGCTGCGCACCGCGGCCTTCATCGTGGCTTGCACGCGCATCCTGCAAGCGCGCCAGGTGCGCGGCCTGTATCCGTAA
- a CDS encoding amino acid ABC transporter permease, protein MNLDFSPVFADFDALLRGAAVTVEVTACALLLGCVIGLLVGVGRLNPQRRGLYGLCSLYLLCFRGTPLLVQLFIWFFGLPQFGIMLPAFACGVLGLGMYSGAYVSEIVRGAIQSVDRGQTEAARSLGMSSGQAMRIIILPQAVVRMIPPLGNEFIALIKNSALVSLLTIHDLMHEGQKIISVSYRSLETYLVIALIYLVLTTATTTVLRRIEHRLRAGGMVQ, encoded by the coding sequence ATGAACCTGGACTTTTCGCCCGTCTTCGCCGATTTCGACGCGCTGCTGCGCGGCGCCGCGGTCACCGTCGAGGTCACCGCGTGCGCCTTGCTGCTGGGCTGCGTGATCGGCCTGCTGGTCGGCGTGGGCCGGCTCAACCCGCAACGCCGCGGCCTGTACGGCCTGTGCAGCCTGTACCTGCTGTGCTTTCGCGGCACGCCGCTGCTGGTGCAACTGTTCATCTGGTTCTTCGGCCTGCCGCAGTTCGGCATCATGCTGCCGGCGTTTGCCTGCGGCGTGCTGGGCCTGGGCATGTATTCGGGCGCCTACGTGTCCGAAATCGTCCGCGGCGCGATCCAGTCCGTCGACCGCGGGCAGACCGAGGCGGCGCGTTCGCTGGGCATGTCCAGCGGGCAGGCCATGCGCATCATCATCCTGCCGCAGGCAGTGGTGCGCATGATCCCGCCGCTGGGCAACGAGTTCATCGCACTGATCAAGAACTCGGCGCTGGTGTCGCTGCTGACCATCCACGACCTGATGCATGAAGGCCAGAAGATCATCAGCGTCTCGTACCGTTCGCTGGAAACCTATCTGGTGATCGCATTGATTTACCTGGTGCTGACCACGGCGACGACCACCGTCCTGCGCCGCATCGAGCACCGCTTGCGTGCCGGAGGCATGGTGCAATGA
- the hutG gene encoding formimidoylglutamase, producing MIARLDPALWRARDDSAERGDTRRLAHVASAAGQGIGAGDPVLIGFACDAGVARNQGRLGAAAAPAAIRRMLAGLPAHGFPRLVDAGDIVCDDGHLEDAQDRLAACVANTLAAGARPLVLGGGHEVAWGSFQGLRRWLDGQGDRGPVLVLNLDAHFDLRTGRPASSGTPFDQIAEHCAAAGHAWQYACYGVSRLGNTAALYARAAEIGAVWVEDRDLQERHLDARLAEIDGLLDAAAHVYLTIDIDVLPAAVAPGVSAPAAYGVPLSVVEEIALRVRRSGKLRVADLAECNPAFDLDNRTARVAARLAWQLLAP from the coding sequence ATGATTGCGCGGCTCGATCCCGCTCTTTGGCGGGCGCGCGACGACAGCGCCGAGCGCGGCGACACCCGCCGGCTGGCGCACGTGGCCAGCGCCGCGGGGCAGGGCATCGGCGCCGGCGACCCGGTGCTGATCGGCTTTGCCTGCGATGCCGGGGTGGCCCGCAACCAGGGGCGCCTGGGCGCGGCCGCAGCCCCGGCCGCCATTCGCCGCATGCTGGCCGGTTTGCCGGCCCATGGATTCCCGCGCCTGGTCGACGCGGGCGACATCGTCTGTGACGATGGCCATCTCGAAGACGCTCAAGACCGCCTGGCCGCCTGCGTGGCCAATACCCTGGCGGCCGGGGCGCGGCCCCTGGTGCTGGGCGGCGGCCATGAAGTCGCGTGGGGCAGCTTCCAGGGGCTGCGCCGCTGGCTGGACGGGCAGGGCGACCGCGGGCCGGTGCTGGTGCTGAACCTGGATGCCCATTTCGACCTGCGCACCGGCCGGCCCGCCAGCTCGGGCACGCCGTTCGACCAGATCGCCGAGCATTGCGCCGCCGCGGGCCACGCCTGGCAGTACGCCTGCTATGGCGTATCGCGGTTGGGCAATACGGCGGCCCTGTATGCGCGCGCCGCCGAAATCGGCGCGGTGTGGGTCGAAGACCGCGACCTTCAGGAGCGGCACCTGGACGCGCGCCTGGCCGAAATCGACGGGCTGCTGGACGCGGCCGCGCATGTGTACCTGACCATCGACATCGACGTGCTGCCCGCCGCGGTGGCGCCGGGCGTATCGGCGCCCGCCGCCTACGGCGTGCCGCTGTCTGTGGTGGAGGAGATTGCGCTGCGGGTCCGGCGCAGCGGCAAACTGCGGGTGGCCGACCTGGCCGAATGCAATCCGGCCTTCGATCTGGACAACCGCACGGCGCGCGTGGCCGCCCGGCTGGCGTGGCAGCTGCTTGCGCCGTAA